The proteins below come from a single Azospirillum thermophilum genomic window:
- a CDS encoding N-acetylmuramic acid 6-phosphate etherase, producing MAGSTEDAARRFRGLDGWPATDLLTALWEGQTRALAACLPALPALAAAVEAAADRLSRRTGRLVYVGAGSSGMVAALDGLDLGPTFDWPAERLVLLIAGGLDLSRGLAGAAEDDEGAGRADLETAGAGPDDVVVGVSASGNSAYTVGAVRAARQRGALTLGVASSAGSPLVAAAEHPILVPTGPEVIAGSTRLGAGTAQKVVLNLFSTGVMTALGSVYDNLMINVRPENAKLRRRCAAMVARIAGVDGETAAAALERHGDVRRAVLGLAGVAGTEIDRLLDEAGGNLRRALERAGQGTGKG from the coding sequence ATGGCTGGCAGCACGGAGGATGCAGCGCGTCGCTTCCGCGGACTGGACGGCTGGCCCGCGACCGACCTGCTGACGGCGCTGTGGGAGGGACAGACCCGCGCGCTCGCCGCCTGCCTGCCGGCGCTGCCCGCCCTGGCGGCGGCGGTCGAGGCGGCGGCGGACCGGCTGTCGCGGCGGACGGGGCGGCTGGTCTATGTCGGCGCCGGGTCGTCCGGCATGGTGGCGGCGCTGGACGGGCTGGACCTCGGCCCGACCTTCGACTGGCCGGCGGAGCGGCTGGTGCTGCTGATCGCCGGCGGGCTCGACCTGTCGCGCGGGCTGGCCGGCGCGGCGGAGGACGACGAGGGGGCCGGACGCGCCGACCTGGAGACGGCCGGCGCCGGACCCGACGACGTGGTGGTCGGCGTCTCGGCCAGCGGCAACAGCGCCTATACGGTGGGGGCGGTGCGGGCGGCCCGGCAGCGCGGCGCGCTGACGCTGGGCGTGGCGAGCAGCGCCGGATCCCCGCTGGTCGCGGCGGCGGAGCATCCCATCCTGGTGCCGACCGGGCCGGAGGTGATCGCCGGCTCCACCCGGCTGGGCGCGGGGACGGCGCAGAAGGTGGTGCTGAACCTCTTCTCCACCGGGGTGATGACCGCGCTCGGCAGCGTCTACGACAATCTGATGATCAACGTCCGGCCGGAGAACGCCAAGCTGCGCCGCCGCTGCGCCGCCATGGTGGCGCGCATCGCCGGGGTGGACGGGGAGACCGCCGCCGCCGCGCTGGAACGCCACGGCGACGTGCGCCGCGCCGTGCTGGGGCTGGCCGGCGTCGCCGGGACGGAGATCGACCGGCTGCTGGACGAGGCCGGCGGCAACCTGCGCCGGGCGCTGGAGCGCGCCGGGCAGGGGACGGGCAAGGGCTGA
- a CDS encoding SIS domain-containing protein gives MTEARAPEAQAPKTPLMAQEAAEAPAVVARQMDRCGPAFAEIGDRLRRQPPRFVVTCARGSSDHASLYGKYLIETRLGRAVASIGPSVASVYSGHLDLQGALFVAVSQSGRSPDLLKLVEAAKAGGAVVLGFVNAEDSPLAALCDHCLPLCAGPERSVAATKSCIASLAAYLQLVAHWQQDPALTATLAALPETLEAAKGCDWRPALLPLAAAQSLYVLGRGIGFGAAAEMALKFKETCRLHAEAFSAAEVVHGPLALVGPGFPVLALTQADAAEPHTRAVLERMVGLGAAVAATEDGLAGAVRLPVPAGLAAEAAPLAHLQSFYGAVYELALARGLDPDTPPNLRKVTETV, from the coding sequence ATGACCGAAGCCCGAGCTCCAGAAGCGCAAGCTCCCAAGACTCCCCTGATGGCGCAGGAGGCGGCCGAGGCGCCGGCCGTGGTGGCGCGGCAGATGGACCGCTGCGGCCCGGCCTTCGCGGAGATCGGCGACCGGCTGCGCCGGCAGCCGCCGCGCTTCGTGGTGACCTGCGCGCGGGGCAGCTCCGACCACGCCTCGCTCTACGGCAAATACCTGATCGAGACGCGGCTGGGCCGCGCGGTGGCCTCCATCGGGCCGTCGGTGGCCTCGGTCTATTCCGGCCATCTCGACCTGCAGGGGGCGCTGTTCGTCGCGGTCTCGCAGTCGGGCCGCAGCCCCGACCTGCTGAAGCTGGTCGAGGCGGCCAAGGCCGGCGGCGCGGTGGTTCTGGGATTCGTGAACGCCGAGGACTCGCCGCTGGCGGCCTTGTGCGACCATTGCCTGCCGCTGTGCGCCGGGCCGGAGCGCAGCGTGGCGGCGACCAAGTCCTGCATCGCCTCGCTGGCGGCCTATCTGCAGCTCGTCGCGCACTGGCAGCAGGACCCGGCCCTGACGGCGACGCTGGCCGCCCTGCCGGAGACGCTGGAGGCGGCGAAGGGCTGCGACTGGCGGCCGGCGCTGCTGCCGCTGGCGGCGGCGCAGTCGCTCTATGTGCTGGGGCGCGGCATCGGCTTCGGCGCGGCGGCCGAGATGGCGCTGAAGTTCAAGGAGACCTGCCGGCTGCATGCCGAGGCCTTCAGCGCCGCCGAGGTGGTGCACGGGCCGCTGGCGCTGGTCGGGCCGGGCTTCCCGGTGCTGGCGCTGACCCAGGCGGACGCGGCGGAACCGCACACCCGCGCCGTGCTGGAGCGGATGGTCGGGCTGGGCGCCGCGGTGGCCGCGACCGAGGACGGGCTGGCCGGGGCGGTCCGGCTGCCGGTGCCGGCCGGGCTGGCGGCGGAGGCGGCGCCGCTGGCCCATCTGCAGAGCTTCTACGGGGCGGTGTACGAGCTGGCGCTTGCCCGCGGGCTCGACCCCGATACGCCGCCCAACCTGCGCAAGGTGACGGAGACGGTATGA
- the preA gene encoding NAD-dependent dihydropyrimidine dehydrogenase subunit PreA: MADLTCTIAGIRSPNPFWLASAPPTDKAYNVLRAFRAGWGGVVWKTLGEDPPVVNVSSRYGAHHDTERRLYGINNIELISDRPLEVNLREIAEVKKAFPDRAMVVSLMARIEEEAWAGLARRIEATGCDGLELNLGCPHGMCERGMGSAIGQVPEMVEQVTRWVKAATRLPVIVKLTPNITNILWSAEAAKRGGADAVSLINTVNSIVAVDLDAMAPTPVVDGKGSHGGYCGPAVKPIALNMVAEIARNPATAGLPISGIGGVTTWRDAAEFLALGASGVQVCTAAMTYGFKIVEDLAGGLSNWMDDKGYRSLDQLTGRAVRNVVNWNDLNMNFSAKAVIDPALCIDCGRCHVVCEDTSHQAIRIDPGEGRRLFTVIDAECVGCNLCSHVCPVPDCITMRPEDTGLPYVTWPQDPRNPLRTA, encoded by the coding sequence ATGGCCGATCTGACCTGCACCATCGCCGGCATCCGCTCGCCCAACCCCTTCTGGCTGGCCTCCGCCCCGCCAACCGACAAGGCCTACAACGTGCTGCGCGCCTTCCGGGCCGGCTGGGGCGGCGTGGTGTGGAAGACGCTGGGCGAGGACCCGCCGGTGGTCAACGTCTCCTCCCGCTACGGCGCCCACCACGACACCGAGCGGCGCCTCTACGGCATCAACAACATCGAGCTGATCTCCGACCGCCCGCTGGAGGTCAACCTGCGCGAGATCGCCGAGGTCAAGAAGGCCTTCCCCGACCGCGCCATGGTCGTCTCGCTGATGGCGCGCATCGAGGAGGAGGCCTGGGCCGGCCTCGCCCGCCGGATCGAGGCGACGGGCTGCGACGGGCTGGAGCTCAACCTCGGCTGCCCGCACGGCATGTGCGAGCGCGGCATGGGCTCCGCCATCGGACAGGTGCCGGAGATGGTGGAGCAGGTCACCCGCTGGGTGAAGGCGGCCACCCGCCTGCCGGTGATCGTGAAGCTGACCCCCAACATCACCAACATCCTGTGGTCGGCGGAGGCCGCCAAGCGCGGCGGCGCCGACGCGGTGTCGCTGATCAACACCGTCAACTCCATCGTCGCGGTCGACCTCGACGCCATGGCCCCCACCCCCGTGGTGGACGGCAAGGGCAGCCACGGGGGCTATTGCGGCCCGGCGGTGAAGCCGATCGCCCTCAACATGGTGGCGGAGATCGCCCGCAACCCGGCGACCGCCGGTCTGCCGATCTCCGGCATCGGCGGCGTCACCACCTGGCGCGACGCGGCGGAGTTCCTGGCGCTGGGCGCGTCGGGCGTCCAGGTCTGCACCGCCGCCATGACCTACGGCTTCAAGATCGTCGAGGATCTGGCCGGCGGCCTGTCCAACTGGATGGACGACAAGGGCTACCGCTCGCTCGACCAGCTCACCGGCCGCGCCGTGCGCAACGTGGTGAACTGGAACGACCTCAACATGAACTTCTCGGCCAAGGCGGTGATCGACCCGGCGCTGTGCATCGACTGCGGCCGCTGCCACGTCGTCTGCGAGGACACCTCGCACCAGGCGATCCGCATCGACCCCGGCGAGGGCCGCCGCCTCTTCACCGTGATCGACGCGGAGTGCGTGGGCTGCAACCTCTGCTCCCACGTCTGCCCGGTTCCCGACTGCATCACCATGCGGCCGGAGGACACCGGCCTGCCCTACGTCACCTGGCCGCAGGACCCGCGCAACCCGCTGCGCACCGCCTGA
- the nagA gene encoding N-acetylglucosamine-6-phosphate deacetylase produces the protein MRQLLTGARIFTGETILDGHALLIGEGRILDILAPGRAAPAAETVRLEDGDLIAPGFIDIQVNGGGGVLFNGTPTAEGALAIAAAHRRFGTTAVLPTVITDTPECLQSAAEAAVAAVATPGGGVLGIHFEGPFIALERAGAHDRRFVRRPDEADLAFLGALPARMPGGRVLLTLAPECVEDEAICRLIAAGLILSVGHTMASAERVVEALDLGMRGVTHLFNAMPGIVNRQPGPAGAAMADGRPWCGLIVDGHHVHPLMLRAAVAARPRGRMMLVTDAMPPTGTDADSFLLNGRTIYRRDGKLVLADGTLAGADLDMAAAVRNVPALLGLPLEEGLRMASLYPAQFLGLEGERGRVAPGWRADLTLLGRDLTVRGTWVEGGWRAAG, from the coding sequence ATGCGCCAGCTTCTGACCGGTGCCCGGATCTTCACGGGCGAGACCATCCTGGACGGCCATGCCCTGCTGATCGGCGAGGGCCGCATCCTCGACATCCTGGCCCCCGGACGGGCCGCCCCGGCGGCGGAGACCGTGCGGCTGGAGGACGGCGACCTGATCGCGCCGGGCTTCATCGACATCCAGGTGAACGGCGGCGGCGGCGTGCTGTTCAACGGGACGCCGACGGCCGAGGGCGCGCTCGCCATCGCGGCGGCGCACCGGCGCTTCGGCACCACGGCGGTGCTGCCGACCGTCATCACGGATACGCCGGAGTGCCTGCAGTCCGCCGCCGAGGCGGCGGTCGCCGCGGTGGCGACGCCGGGCGGCGGCGTGCTGGGCATCCATTTCGAAGGCCCCTTCATCGCCCTGGAGCGGGCGGGGGCGCACGACCGCCGCTTCGTCCGCCGGCCGGACGAGGCGGACCTCGCCTTCCTCGGCGCCCTGCCGGCGCGGATGCCGGGCGGCCGGGTGCTGCTGACTCTGGCGCCGGAATGCGTGGAGGACGAGGCGATCTGCCGGCTGATCGCCGCCGGCCTGATCCTGTCGGTCGGCCACACCATGGCGAGCGCCGAGCGGGTGGTGGAGGCGCTCGATCTCGGCATGCGCGGCGTGACCCACCTGTTCAACGCCATGCCCGGCATCGTCAACCGCCAGCCCGGCCCGGCCGGGGCGGCGATGGCCGACGGGCGGCCCTGGTGCGGGCTGATCGTCGACGGGCACCATGTGCATCCGCTGATGCTGCGCGCCGCGGTGGCGGCCCGGCCGCGCGGCAGGATGATGCTGGTGACCGACGCCATGCCGCCGACCGGCACCGACGCCGACAGCTTCCTGCTGAACGGCCGGACGATCTACCGGCGCGACGGCAAGCTGGTGCTGGCCGACGGCACGCTGGCCGGCGCCGACCTGGACATGGCGGCGGCGGTGCGCAACGTCCCGGCCCTGCTGGGGCTGCCGCTGGAGGAGGGGCTGCGCATGGCCTCGCTCTACCCGGCGCAGTTCCTCGGGCTGGAGGGCGAGCGCGGCCGGGTGGCGCCGGGCTGGCGGGCCGACCTGACGCTGCTGGGCCGCGACCTGACCGTCCGCGGCACCTGGGTGGAGGGCGGCTGGCGGGCGGCGGGGTGA
- a CDS encoding GntR family transcriptional regulator has product MKETLKHRTLSAAIVDQVRQAILDGTHPAGSQLRQDALAEMYGTSRIPVREALFQLEAEGLVRIVPHKGAIVSDLSADEINDVFELRAILEPRMLAGSAPALDEADYGRLAGIQQRFEAAIAGGDVASWGALNAEFHLALYARARQPRTLAIVTSLLQTSDRYTRLQLTTTTALGQAEREHAELIALCRRGAVEEACRFLRDHIVSVRTDLLAVLGLTGKAA; this is encoded by the coding sequence ATGAAAGAGACGCTGAAACACCGCACCCTGTCGGCCGCGATCGTCGATCAGGTCCGGCAGGCCATCCTGGACGGCACGCATCCGGCCGGGAGCCAGCTTCGGCAGGATGCGCTGGCGGAGATGTACGGCACCAGCCGCATCCCCGTGCGCGAGGCGCTGTTCCAGCTCGAGGCGGAAGGGCTGGTGCGCATCGTGCCGCACAAGGGCGCCATCGTCTCCGACCTGTCGGCCGACGAGATCAACGACGTGTTCGAGCTGCGCGCCATCCTGGAGCCGCGCATGCTCGCCGGCTCGGCCCCCGCCCTGGACGAGGCGGATTACGGCCGGCTGGCCGGCATCCAGCAGCGCTTCGAGGCGGCCATCGCCGGCGGCGACGTGGCGAGCTGGGGCGCGCTGAACGCCGAGTTCCATCTGGCGCTCTATGCCAGGGCGCGCCAGCCGCGCACGCTGGCGATCGTCACCTCGCTGCTGCAGACCAGCGACCGCTATACCCGCCTGCAACTGACGACCACCACCGCCCTGGGGCAGGCCGAGCGGGAGCATGCCGAGCTGATCGCGCTGTGCCGCCGCGGCGCGGTGGAGGAGGCCTGCCGCTTCCTGCGCGACCACATCGTATCGGTGCGCACCGACCTGCTGGCCGTGCTGGGGCTGACCGGCAAGGCCGCCTGA
- a CDS encoding oligosaccharide flippase family protein: protein MREAVMSVGAKVMRQLPALFGAQMMQYLVTLLTIPLLARTLGPEGWGRTALLMTFAQLALIPLEYGFHVSATRTAARRQACAADLAGLFGSVTAAKLLVALLLALPLYGVGLAIPHGGDDPWLPALALLAAVAQAQDPMWFFLGTEQPNRIAAATILSRLATLAVLVLFLRGPEDAWIYFAAQAASWSGLLAYGILLVRRQTGFGPRHLRAPGTPLRDGWRFFQLFLGSNVFDALLPIVLGAVSTPQSVGVFVAADKLARAASGLIGPLRTALFPSVTALMAESREAAARLWRWAMLRAGGLAALAGLVMLLGAEPIMRAVLGAAAGEGSAAADMLRLLSPLPLLLTVNITLGVQWMIPSGLEGWLRNLYLASGCLRLALCAALGWQIDALAGAVANLCGELMVLGACLVFLRRRRLCPWSA from the coding sequence GTGCGTGAAGCGGTCATGAGCGTCGGCGCCAAGGTCATGCGGCAGTTGCCGGCGCTGTTCGGCGCGCAGATGATGCAGTATCTCGTCACGCTGCTGACGATCCCGCTGCTGGCGCGGACGCTGGGGCCGGAGGGATGGGGGCGGACCGCCCTGCTGATGACCTTCGCCCAGCTCGCCCTGATCCCGCTGGAGTACGGGTTCCACGTCTCCGCCACGCGGACGGCGGCCCGCCGGCAGGCCTGCGCCGCCGATCTGGCCGGGCTGTTCGGCTCCGTCACCGCGGCCAAGCTGCTGGTCGCCCTGCTGCTGGCGCTGCCGCTCTACGGCGTGGGGCTGGCGATCCCGCATGGCGGCGACGACCCGTGGCTGCCGGCGCTCGCCCTGCTCGCCGCGGTCGCCCAGGCGCAGGACCCGATGTGGTTCTTCCTGGGGACCGAGCAGCCCAACCGCATCGCCGCGGCGACCATCCTGTCGCGGCTGGCGACGCTGGCGGTCCTCGTCCTGTTCCTGCGCGGGCCGGAGGACGCCTGGATCTATTTCGCGGCGCAGGCGGCGAGCTGGAGCGGCCTGCTGGCCTACGGCATCCTGCTGGTGCGGCGGCAGACCGGCTTCGGGCCGCGCCATCTCCGCGCGCCGGGGACGCCGCTGCGCGACGGCTGGCGCTTCTTCCAGCTCTTCCTCGGCAGCAACGTCTTCGACGCCCTGCTGCCGATCGTGCTGGGGGCGGTGAGCACGCCGCAGTCGGTCGGCGTCTTCGTCGCCGCCGACAAGCTGGCGCGGGCGGCGAGCGGGCTGATCGGGCCGCTGCGCACGGCGCTGTTCCCCAGCGTGACGGCGCTGATGGCCGAATCCCGCGAGGCGGCGGCCCGGCTGTGGCGCTGGGCGATGCTGCGCGCCGGCGGGCTGGCGGCGCTCGCCGGGCTGGTCATGCTGCTGGGGGCCGAGCCGATCATGCGGGCGGTGCTGGGTGCCGCGGCCGGCGAGGGGAGTGCGGCGGCCGACATGCTGCGGCTGCTGAGCCCGCTGCCGCTTCTGCTGACGGTGAACATCACGCTGGGGGTGCAGTGGATGATCCCCTCCGGGCTGGAGGGGTGGCTGCGCAACCTCTATCTGGCGAGCGGCTGCCTGCGGCTCGCCCTGTGCGCGGCGCTCGGCTGGCAGATCGACGCCCTGGCGGGGGCCGTGGCGAACCTCTGCGGCGAGCTGATGGTCCTCGGCGCCTGCCTTGTGTTCCTGCGCCGGAGGCGGCTGTGCCCGTGGTCCGCCTGA
- a CDS encoding TetR/AcrR family transcriptional regulator, translating to MATTENTDLQDTAPQGRIRRENRERILKAAELVFAEAGRAGATMADIAERAGLPKANLHYYFGTKEDLYRAVLDNILRLWLAPIDSLRPDADPAAALTAYVAAKMEASRSRPAASKVFANEILHGAAQVQEFLAKDLRRLVDAKAAVIDGWIAAGRMAPLDARQFLFMIWAVTQHYADFNVQVAALLGRKKLTRSDFDRITREVVRMVLRAAGLPEPPPHP from the coding sequence ATGGCGACGACGGAAAACACCGATCTTCAGGACACCGCCCCCCAGGGCCGCATCCGCCGCGAGAACCGCGAGCGCATCCTGAAGGCCGCCGAGCTGGTCTTCGCCGAGGCCGGCCGCGCCGGCGCCACCATGGCCGACATCGCCGAGCGGGCCGGGCTGCCCAAGGCCAACCTGCACTATTATTTCGGCACCAAGGAGGACCTCTACCGCGCGGTCCTCGACAACATCCTGCGGCTGTGGCTGGCGCCGATCGACAGCCTGCGGCCCGACGCCGACCCGGCCGCGGCGCTCACCGCCTATGTCGCCGCCAAGATGGAGGCGTCGCGCAGCCGGCCCGCCGCCTCCAAGGTCTTCGCCAACGAGATCCTGCACGGCGCCGCCCAGGTGCAGGAGTTCCTGGCGAAGGACCTGCGCCGGCTGGTCGACGCCAAGGCGGCGGTGATCGACGGCTGGATCGCCGCCGGGCGCATGGCGCCGCTCGATGCCCGGCAGTTCCTCTTCATGATCTGGGCGGTCACCCAGCATTACGCCGACTTCAACGTCCAGGTCGCCGCCCTTCTCGGCCGGAAGAAGCTGACGCGCTCCGACTTCGACCGCATCACCCGCGAGGTGGTGCGCATGGTCCTGCGCGCCGCCGGCCTGCCCGAACCCCCACCGCACCCCTGA
- a CDS encoding NAD(P)-dependent oxidoreductase: MTLTADSPASPYGDLIPPLTKVQAMAEANRCLYCYDAACVRACPTGIDIPAFIRSIATGNLRGAATTILAENIMGGTCGRVCPTETLCEQACVRNTAEERPVAIGRLQRHATDGLMATATAHPFTRAPATGRRVAVVGAGPAGLSCAHRLAMLGHAVTVFEARAKSGGLNEYGLAPYKMADGFAQREVAFILGIGGITVEHGRRLGADLSLEMLRREYDAVFLGIGLGGSNRLNIPGEDRPGVEDAVAFIERVRQADPAAPPAVGRRVVVIGGGNTAVDAAIQAKRLGAEEVTLVYRRGRAQMGATAWEQELAQTNGVVLKTFAMPTGIGPDGVTFEHTALSDGRLAGTGLTFLQPADMVLKAVGQTLRADALDGLTLAGGKIVVDGGFRTALPKVFAGGDCIASGEDLTVQSVQDGKLAALSIHSFLTA, translated from the coding sequence ATGACCCTGACCGCTGACAGCCCGGCTTCCCCCTACGGCGACCTCATCCCGCCGCTCACCAAGGTCCAGGCGATGGCGGAGGCGAACCGCTGCCTCTACTGCTACGACGCCGCCTGCGTGCGCGCCTGCCCCACCGGCATCGACATCCCCGCCTTCATCCGCTCCATCGCCACCGGCAACCTGCGCGGCGCCGCCACCACCATCCTGGCGGAGAACATCATGGGCGGCACCTGCGGCCGCGTCTGCCCGACCGAGACGCTGTGCGAGCAGGCCTGCGTCCGCAACACGGCGGAGGAGCGGCCGGTCGCCATCGGCCGGCTGCAGCGCCACGCCACCGACGGCCTGATGGCGACCGCCACCGCCCACCCCTTCACCCGCGCCCCCGCCACCGGCCGGCGCGTCGCCGTGGTCGGCGCCGGCCCGGCCGGCCTGTCCTGCGCCCACCGGCTCGCCATGCTGGGCCACGCGGTGACGGTGTTCGAGGCGAGGGCGAAGTCCGGCGGCCTCAACGAATACGGCCTCGCCCCCTACAAGATGGCCGACGGCTTCGCCCAGCGCGAGGTCGCCTTCATCCTCGGCATCGGCGGCATCACGGTGGAGCATGGCCGCCGGCTCGGCGCCGACCTGTCGCTGGAGATGCTGCGCCGCGAATACGACGCGGTGTTCCTCGGCATCGGGCTCGGCGGCAGCAACCGCCTGAACATCCCCGGCGAGGACCGGCCGGGCGTCGAGGACGCCGTGGCCTTCATCGAGCGGGTGCGGCAGGCCGATCCCGCCGCCCCGCCGGCGGTCGGCCGCCGCGTCGTGGTGATCGGCGGCGGCAACACCGCGGTGGACGCCGCCATCCAGGCGAAGCGGCTGGGCGCGGAGGAGGTGACGCTGGTCTACCGCCGCGGCCGGGCCCAGATGGGCGCCACCGCCTGGGAGCAGGAGCTCGCCCAGACCAACGGCGTCGTGCTGAAGACCTTCGCCATGCCCACAGGCATCGGCCCCGACGGCGTGACCTTCGAGCATACGGCGCTTTCCGACGGCCGGCTGGCCGGCACCGGCCTCACCTTCCTGCAGCCGGCCGACATGGTGCTGAAGGCGGTCGGCCAGACCCTGCGCGCCGATGCGCTCGACGGGCTCACCCTCGCCGGCGGCAAGATCGTGGTGGACGGGGGCTTCCGCACCGCGCTGCCCAAGGTCTTCGCCGGCGGCGACTGCATCGCCAGCGGCGAGGATCTGACCGTCCAGTCCGTGCAGGACGGCAAGCTGGCCGCCCTGTCCATCCATTCCTTCCTGACCGCCTGA
- a CDS encoding Zn-dependent hydrolase, with protein sequence MTHPHNLAVNGSRLWQSLMDMAKIGATEKGGVCRLALTDLDRQGRDLFVRWCEEAGCTVTVDRIGNIFARRPGRDDSLPPVIMGSHLDSQPTGGKYDGVYGVLAGLEVVRSLNDMGYVTEAPVEVAVWTNEEGSRFAPAMVASGVFAGVFDLDYGLSRADLDGRTMGEELARIGYAGDAPVGGRPVGAYFEAHIEQGPILEAEGKTIGVVTDAQGQRWYEITFTGQEAHAGPTPMTRRRDALLGAARVVEAVNRIGLTYGPAACATVGLMQIHPNSRNVIPGRVFFTVDFRHPDDAILAAMDAELRAAVAETAAAIGLETDFRQIWYYAPVKFDAACVAAVRQGVERTGCSSRDIVSGAGHDACYLARVAPTGMVFIPCIDGISHNEIEETTPEWATAGCEVLLHAVLERANAPARG encoded by the coding sequence ATGACCCATCCGCACAACCTCGCCGTCAACGGCTCCCGCCTGTGGCAGAGCCTGATGGACATGGCGAAGATCGGCGCTACCGAGAAGGGCGGCGTCTGCCGCCTCGCCCTCACCGACCTCGACCGCCAGGGCCGCGACCTGTTCGTGCGCTGGTGCGAGGAGGCCGGCTGCACCGTCACCGTCGACCGCATCGGCAACATCTTCGCCCGCCGCCCCGGCCGCGACGACAGCCTGCCCCCCGTCATCATGGGCAGCCACCTCGACAGCCAGCCGACCGGCGGCAAATATGACGGCGTCTACGGCGTGCTGGCCGGGCTGGAGGTCGTCCGCAGCCTCAACGACATGGGCTACGTGACCGAGGCGCCGGTGGAGGTCGCGGTCTGGACCAACGAGGAGGGCTCGCGCTTCGCCCCGGCCATGGTGGCCTCCGGCGTCTTCGCCGGGGTCTTCGACCTGGACTACGGGCTGTCGCGCGCCGACCTCGACGGCCGGACGATGGGCGAGGAGCTGGCGCGCATCGGCTATGCCGGCGACGCCCCGGTCGGCGGCCGTCCGGTCGGCGCCTATTTCGAGGCGCACATCGAGCAGGGTCCGATCCTGGAGGCCGAGGGCAAGACCATCGGCGTCGTCACCGACGCCCAGGGCCAGCGCTGGTACGAGATCACCTTCACCGGGCAGGAGGCCCACGCCGGCCCCACCCCGATGACCCGCCGCAGGGACGCCCTGCTCGGCGCGGCGCGGGTGGTGGAGGCGGTCAACCGCATCGGCCTGACCTACGGCCCGGCGGCCTGCGCCACGGTCGGGCTGATGCAGATCCACCCCAACTCGCGCAACGTCATCCCCGGCCGCGTCTTCTTCACCGTCGACTTCCGCCATCCCGACGACGCCATCCTCGCCGCCATGGACGCCGAACTGCGCGCCGCCGTGGCGGAGACGGCGGCGGCCATCGGGCTGGAGACCGACTTCCGGCAGATCTGGTACTACGCCCCGGTGAAGTTCGACGCCGCCTGCGTCGCCGCCGTCCGCCAGGGGGTGGAGCGCACCGGCTGTTCCTCGCGCGACATCGTCTCGGGCGCCGGGCACGACGCCTGCTACCTCGCCCGCGTGGCGCCGACCGGCATGGTCTTCATCCCCTGCATCGACGGCATCAGCCACAACGAGATCGAGGAGACGACGCCCGAATGGGCGACCGCCGGCTGCGAGGTGCTGCTGCACGCCGTGCTGGAGCGCGCCAACGCCCCGGCCAGGGGCTGA
- a CDS encoding glycosyltransferase family 2 protein: MTAHFGFRPGKRPPPAEGLPLYSLITIVRNAAGTLERTLRSVERQSYPAIEYIVVDAGSTDGTVELLAAHEHLITRWCSEPDGGHADGANKGVQAATGRFIGFVYADDWLPDDFVETSVAALTRDGGGGTPDFVFGDLNLYKDGVYAFTLRGDPDYRRKMSYRVPMLNFPTVSAGRHVYERAGLYDTGYKVVPDSDWLVRVNKAGLIGAHDPAVGYNFSFGGHSTKNIGRVYVETAQSIVRHGGDPVKTWAHALVRIAFHTLDGMLRERVSLRTYTRIRSIRKAITG; this comes from the coding sequence ATGACCGCCCATTTCGGCTTCCGGCCCGGCAAGCGCCCGCCGCCGGCAGAAGGCCTGCCGCTCTACAGCCTGATCACCATCGTGCGCAACGCGGCCGGCACGCTGGAGCGCACCTTGCGCAGCGTCGAGCGGCAGAGCTATCCGGCGATCGAGTACATCGTGGTCGACGCCGGATCGACGGACGGGACGGTGGAGCTGCTGGCCGCCCACGAGCATCTGATCACCCGCTGGTGCTCCGAGCCGGACGGCGGCCATGCCGACGGCGCCAACAAGGGCGTGCAGGCGGCGACCGGGCGCTTCATCGGCTTCGTCTATGCCGACGACTGGCTGCCGGACGATTTCGTCGAGACGTCGGTGGCGGCGCTGACCAGGGACGGCGGCGGCGGGACGCCCGACTTCGTCTTCGGCGACCTCAACCTGTACAAGGACGGGGTCTATGCCTTCACGCTGCGCGGCGATCCCGACTACCGGCGCAAGATGTCCTACCGGGTGCCGATGCTGAACTTCCCCACCGTCTCGGCCGGCCGCCACGTCTATGAGAGGGCCGGGCTCTACGACACCGGCTACAAGGTGGTGCCGGACAGCGACTGGCTGGTGCGGGTCAACAAGGCGGGGCTGATCGGGGCGCATGATCCGGCGGTCGGCTACAATTTCAGCTTCGGCGGCCATTCGACGAAGAACATCGGCCGGGTCTATGTCGAGACGGCGCAGTCGATCGTCCGGCATGGCGGCGATCCGGTGAAGACCTGGGCGCATGCCCTGGTCCGGATCGCCTTCCACACGCTGGACGGCATGCTGCGCGAGCGGGTGTCGCTGCGCACCTACACCCGCATCCGCAGCATCCGCAAGGCGATCACCGGCTGA